In the Clarias gariepinus isolate MV-2021 ecotype Netherlands chromosome 10, CGAR_prim_01v2, whole genome shotgun sequence genome, TGCAAATAATTATGCTCTTATTAACccttaaaatacacaaaaaaacttaCCAGTTAATCTGTCCTTTGCAAATCTTCTACTGCTCTCCATCCAAGGAAAGGTGAAGGTAGACGGGCTGCCCATGGTGGGCACAGTGGGCAAGCCAGCCGTGATACCCGACGGATGTGCAGCGGGAGGCGGGTGAGGTGCAGCGGGCATGGGCCTGTGAGCTGGTACACGGATCACACCCCCCGCGTTTCCCGAGCTGACATTCACGTTCATGTTCATGCTTACGTTCATGTTCATATTTACGTTGTATGAGCCTGCCAGGCCGGGTGCCATGGAACATGCCGGACTGTACACACCCCCGTACCCGTTTGTGTACACGTTGGGCGCGAGCTGGTAGTCCGCGTCTCCTGCGCGGCTGGGCACCATGCAGCTGCTCGGCTGCTCTGTGTTGTTGAGGATCTGGTCGATACCGAAACTGATGGGTTCGTGCTGCTGGTGCGTTTGGTTCACCTCCTCGATGCCCGTGTGCTCCATCTTCACGGTTTCGGTCAGAAGCCTCGGCGATCGCAGGCTGGATGTATATTCCCCCGCTTCTGGTCGTAATTCCCAATGTTTAAAGCGATGtttattagtatatatatattttttttagcaaatgtgttcCCTGAAAATGTTCGCAACTCTAAAAAGGTGTACTGCAGCCATTCGTTGAAAGAAACTGCGTGGCCTGtagcttaaagaaaaaaaaatcacagcgaCTCCATGGCATCTGTCAGACACCCTGAACAAGACTCTCAGTTTAAATTATCCACCAACTTCTTGCATTTCGTCTGAATCATTTTCAAAACGTTGAAAAAAGAATACGCCGGAAAAAAAATATCCTTACTAACCGTTAATTCCTTGTTACGAGTTGATAAGTTTCCGTGAACAGAAACTACTCAGACACCGGTACAGAAGAAAAGCGCGTGGCTTTGGCAAACGCAACTTCAGCACTTCATGATTATCTAAAGTGAATAGATAACTGTCTGATACGTATGTGTATTAATTGTAGAAAGCTGAAAATGGCCTGTTCCTCTTGAAGGGATTTTCTGCAGGTGAGACACCCCTTCTGGCCCAAACTCTGTCACGTTCCTCCTTATTGGCTGGACTTGTGGACGGACACTGAGATGCGCTGCCTGCTCCCCGCTCTTAAAGGAGCCGCTCCTCTTTTCCACGCGCTCTTTACTTCAGTGTTCTCAATCGAGCACTGAACTGAAGTAGTCGAAAATGATAGATTACCAGACAATATAGCTTTGACTTGCCTTTAATATTGTCAGACTGTAAAACCCTGGGTTTTTAGTTATCATTCTGGAGAAATGTGAGGTCGTATGGAGAATTACAAAACTCGTTTACTGTATAGATCTCTGTACAACAACAGTTTCCTAACCTTTTAAAGAACCCCTTATATAGGTTCTATAAATCGGAATCACTCATCTAATAAATCTGagcgaggaaaaaaaacattttgtgaaaTCTGACATGCGATGAAAATCATTTGTATAATGATTCGGTAATATAGGCTACGTGGAAATATTTAGGTATGACAGGCGACTTTTATATCAAATGAAATCAAATTCCACTGATATATGTAATCGCCTATGGGGTGTAAAGCTATAGAGCAGCCTCACTTGCCTTCAGTGATACTCTGGCTTGCCTGATTGGCACAAATAATTTAACCTTTCTGCGCCTCAAGCAACACGGAGGATTCGCCGCtttcaattcaataaaaatgaaaaatgacgCATAATAAAACCTCAACACGGGGGAAACGAATTTAATATATCATCGTTTTATTACGCACTTATTTCAGCTTTCGCacgaataaaaatatttctctgCCGTACAAACTGGCTAGGGGGAAgaataaaaatcaattttgtGAATTCGAGGCTGTATCAATAAGCAGCGTTCCTGTGTGTCTCAATAGGAAAAGAACATGCTGGTTCCTCAGTAAGACAGCGTCAGGAGGCATTTAAGGGACGGCTTTTAACAAGACAAAGGCTAAGTTTGGCTCTTTATAACGATGTGTGCTGATTCATTTCGGATGGTCTATAGGCTATGCGTGACTATCTGTTTCTGAAATTCGTTGAAATccgtataattaaaaaaaaaaagtttacttttgtCCCAACAAAATAACGCAGGTCAGTATTTAACCACGTGACGTTGCAATACTACATATTGCGTAGTGTCTCATAGTGGAGTAGGATCTTATAGCCTATTAATAGGCTTTAATCACATCTTTCGCCttgtgggtgtttttcacagtgtCCAATGTGATGAAGTTCGTGTTCCAGTATTGAGCGTCTTGAGAGGCTGctatgaatggatggatgaaggtCAGTGCTACATATTGCATCATGAAGGTGTATAGGTAATTAATATATCAGTCTTCAAAATGTCATGCATTTTCAAATATTCTATAAtagtatgtttatatatatactgtatatagaaagaTTTGTTGCTTACGTGTACACATAAGACTGTGTAATTGAGACCTAATTCCCTTTACAATTACTACACTACTTCAGCAGCCATTTGCCGTCTGAATGTTACGCTTTAACGCAATTATTATCCAACTAAATGAAATGTGCCGAAAAGAAGCGCGCTgctattttaattgtgtttctCTCTTGCTCTGTTATTGACTTGAATTTAATTTCAGGACAACCGTGCACCGCGTTCTTCAGATGTTTTCGACATCACTCGATGCTAAAtacaatccttttttttctcggGGAGGCAAATGTTATCTACTAATTCGTTTATGTTGCCATTATTTTGAATACTAAGAAGTGCTCGCATTATTGAAACTGACAATTCGCGCCTACCTAActtgtttcatttcattagGCTATGTGCACTGaacagtccattttaaaatCACCCTAATTACTGCCCTGTTTATGCAGCAAAGCAGACAATATAGACAGCCAAATAATTATTTCTCATTGCTTCATATGATAAGTGTGTGTAGCTGCGTAAAAAAAGTTAaccatattatttttatgtaatgtcTTATACTTCTCAGTGCCAGGGAATGAAagcttttctgtttattttgccCGCCCCTATATCTTGTTTGTTCATAAATTTACACTACTggtttgtaaacacacacataatcaaACCTTGATCGCAGCTACAAAAGCCAGATACAAAGCACAGAACTGGTGGCCCGTAGGCTCTATCTTGGCCCTGCAGGAGTGTGCACGGAGCAGTGATGAATCGTTGGCCCCGGGCCGTGACGCTTCTCTCTCTCAGTAATAAAGTGGGCAAGGCAAAGACAATGAGAATTTGTCACGGTCTTTCCTGTCGTCATTCAGTGACCTGCCGCCCTCTCGCCTGGTCCATTTCAGTCAGCTTTCTGTGATTTGCACATAACTGCCATATTGCCACAGGGATCAGCTTCTATAGGTCTGAGGGGAAGGCTACACCGACAAATGCCGATTAGAACGGTACATAAAAGCTGCAATCGTTCCACTTGGCAAATATTTAAAGTGTGCATTGAAAGAATAACAGTCTAATAGCTATTGCAGTGACGTAGGCGGAAACACCTGCCAGCTTGGTTCAGTTCAGTTCGGGCTCGACACGTGGAGCTGAAAGGAAAGCTCTCGCAGCTGCAGGCCTGATATAAACCGAGCCCCCACCTCATCTTACCGTTACATTCAGTTCGATCACAGTGACTGGGTTACTTTATTCTTCTCTCTGGTCTTCTCTTATGTTACTTATTTCAAGATTTATTATACTTATTCATATTATTGAAGtaattaaataagattttaattatttttactagACTATAAAGgctatttaatgtaattattattattattagtagtagaagtagtagaaagagcattgttattattattataataattgttttgttgttattattatcaacaGTAGTAGCAATAGTAGTGTTGTATAACTTCATTTATCGCTGTCTAATTTAAGTTTGAAATATAATATAGATTTTAATGTAACTAAATAACATGGcgataaattataatattataagttATTTTTCCctctgctattattattattattattattattatcactattattattattattattattattattattattattatctatatttattatattagggagatttattgtaatattaatGAGATATTTACAATAAGTAACTAACATGGTAATTGATactagaagaagaagagaaaaagaagcaTCACTACAATTACTGATGTTACACTTGTCAAGCAATATTGCATTATGCAGGATACAGAAAATCTTACAGGTAGGTTGTTCATAGAGTCTCTGTtgagtttttaattaaagttatttGCATTAAATGAAACTGATATCAACAGTTATCATCAGTAACGccaattactttttattaaatccACCAGCCCGACgttttatgcttttaaagaataaaatgtggGCAAAgtctttgtgttgttttgtgtcactctttttttttttagcgccattttgtctcatttctctctcttaaacacacgtgtgtgtgtgtgtgtgtgtgtgtgtgtgtcttttagcGCCGGATTGAAAGATGTGGATAACGCTGATGAGCCAGTCAAAGCCCCCGTCCACTCCCCCTACATGTTGTGCTTTCTCCTGTAATTAGGTTGAATTCAGAGCAGATTAGATTACTGTATTCTGCATGGCGAGCTACAGTCCTTGACTTTGCCGCTCCCTCGGGAGACACTGGCGCCTCTCGGACTGATCAGACGCCTGAAGTGCACGAGCGAACTGAGAGAGGAGAAAGCTTCCGATACGTCATCTAGTAATGCGGCCTAAGCGTGTgagtgtgcgcgcgtgtgtgcgttTAGAAAAGAGGGTTGTCCTCACAGGATAAGAGAACACCAAAAGGTCTTATGTGACTTGAAACAGATAAAGTGTTGCATTAATGAATCGTTTTACACACATTTTCGatatgaattatgctcgcagaGAAGAGAGAGCACTGGGGGAAAGCACAGTAGTAAGAAGGAAATAGAACATGATGTGTCGTTTAGTAAAGTCGTGCTGc is a window encoding:
- the tlx2 gene encoding T-cell leukemia homeobox protein 2 isoform X2 produces the protein MEHTGIEEVNQTHQQHEPISFGIDQILNNTEQPSSCMVPSRAGDADYQLAPNVYTNGYGGVYSPACSMAPGLAGSYNVNMNMNVSMNMNVNVSSGNAGGVIRVPAHRPMPAAPHPPPAAHPSGITAGLPTVPTMGSPSTFTFPWMESSRRFAKDRLTAALSPFTVTRRIGHPYQNRTPPKRKKPRTSFSRVQICELEKRFHRQKYLASAERATLAKALKMTDAQVKTWFQNRRTKWRRQTAEEREAERQQANRLMLQLQQEAFQKTLSQPLQPDPLCLHNSSLYALQNLQPWAEDNKLPV
- the tlx2 gene encoding T-cell leukemia homeobox protein 2 isoform X1, with translation MEHTGIEEVNQTHQQHEPISFGIDQILNNTEQPSSCMVPSRAGDADYQLAPNVYTNGYGGVYSPACSMAPGLAGSYNVNMNMNVSMNMNVNVSSGNAGGVIRVPAHRPMPAAPHPPPAAHPSGITAGLPTVPTMGSPSTFTFPWMESSRRFAKDRLTAALSPFTVTRRIGHPYQNRTPPKRKKPRTSFSRVQICELEKRFHRQKYLASAERATLAKALKMTDAQVKTWFQNRRTKWRRQTAEEREAERQQANRLMLQLQQEAFQKTLSQPLQPDPLCLHNSSLYALQNLQPWAEDNKVTSVTSVASVV